The following are encoded together in the Flavobacterium sp. TR2 genome:
- a CDS encoding helix-turn-helix domain-containing protein gives MKDSTQTNNMEELNAIALRLKELRKAKGFSNYEHIAFALEMSRSAYWRLETGANFELKTLIKICRVLEISLEEFFKGIDLPNSKIKS, from the coding sequence ATGAAAGATTCTACCCAAACCAACAATATGGAAGAACTTAATGCGATAGCGTTGAGACTTAAAGAACTGAGAAAAGCAAAAGGATTCTCCAACTATGAGCATATTGCGTTTGCTTTGGAGATGAGCCGTTCCGCTTACTGGAGATTAGAAACTGGAGCTAATTTTGAGTTAAAGACACTTATTAAAATCTGTAGAGTGTTGGAAATTAGTCTTGAAGAGTTTTTTAAAGGAATTGATTTGCCAAATTCAAAAATAAAAAGCTAA